One window of the Spirochaetota bacterium genome contains the following:
- a CDS encoding AMP-binding protein yields AISGGAPLSVSDAEFFIGMGMKILEGYGLTETTPVLTYNRPWFIKPGTVGQAIPETKLKIADDGEILAKGPQIMLGYYKNKAATEEVMTKDGYFRTGDIGVIDEDGFLKITGRIKDIIVTAGGKNISPQNIENSVKTSPYIEQIAVIGDKRKYLSALVIPNFEAVKKWAKQKGISFTQNSDLIKNDEVYKLIESEIAKYTKQFSRVEQIKKFTLLEAEWTQATGELTPTQKVKRRVIEQKYAKEIDAMYPPDID; encoded by the coding sequence ATGCTATTTCTGGTGGGGCACCACTTTCAGTATCCGATGCTGAATTTTTTATTGGCATGGGGATGAAAATTCTTGAAGGCTATGGTTTAACCGAGACAACTCCTGTTTTAACCTATAACCGTCCATGGTTTATAAAGCCAGGAACAGTTGGTCAGGCAATTCCCGAAACAAAACTTAAAATAGCTGATGATGGTGAAATACTTGCAAAGGGACCACAGATAATGTTGGGATATTATAAGAATAAAGCTGCTACTGAAGAGGTGATGACCAAAGATGGTTATTTCAGGACAGGTGATATTGGAGTTATTGACGAAGACGGATTCTTAAAGATAACTGGGAGAATCAAAGATATCATCGTAACAGCTGGTGGAAAAAATATCTCCCCACAGAATATTGAAAACAGCGTTAAGACATCACCATATATTGAGCAGATAGCAGTAATTGGGGATAAACGCAAATACTTAAGTGCGCTTGTCATTCCTAACTTTGAAGCAGTAAAAAAATGGGCAAAACAAAAAGGGATAAGTTTTACTCAAAATTCTGATTTAATTAAAAATGATGAAGTATACAAGCTTATCGAAAGCGAGATTGCAAAATATACCAAGCAATTTTCGCGTGTTGAGCAGATTAAGAAGTTTACACTTCTTGAAGCAGAATGGACTCAGGCAACAGGTGAGTTAACTCCAACACAGAAAGTAAAACGAAGAGTTATTGAGCAGAAGTATGCAAAAGAAATTGATGCAATGTATCCACCTGACATCGATTAA
- a CDS encoding M20 family peptidase: MVKNILKIIGILILVFLIILVVKALTISSKQVDVKEAIPYKIDSMIAAQHLSEAIQIQTISNQDKSKTDFKTFEQFHKFLAKTYPGVHKKLKKEVVAGYSLLYTWKGSDPSLKPMLLMAHQDVVPVEELTKDQWKYPGFSGTVADGYVWGRGALDIKNQLIAIMEAVEFLVARGFAPKRTIYLAFGHDEEVGGEGAKAIAKLLNNRNVTLEYVIDEGGAIMEGMLPGIESPIALVGIAEKGYLTVKLTVKGEGGHSSMPPHHTALGVLAKALVNVENNPFPKNFDSPARQMFEYVAPHMKFPLRILFANMWCFKPLLKWQFEKSESTNAMIRTTAAVTMAGASEKENVLPTQAWAMINCRILPGETMDTTIGYLKKVIDNDAVVIEAMPWSNNPSPVSDIHQGSFTSIATIARQINPDVIVAPYLVLGATDSRHFNALTNQIYRFSPVKMNAEDLKRIHGINERISISDLGKSVKFVISLIEKTHM, encoded by the coding sequence ATGGTTAAAAATATTTTAAAAATTATAGGTATTCTAATTCTTGTCTTTTTGATAATTCTGGTAGTGAAAGCTCTTACAATTTCGTCAAAGCAGGTGGATGTAAAGGAGGCTATCCCATATAAAATAGATAGTATGATTGCTGCACAACATCTTTCTGAAGCAATACAGATCCAAACAATATCAAATCAGGACAAATCCAAAACAGATTTTAAAACATTTGAGCAATTCCATAAATTTTTGGCAAAAACCTATCCTGGGGTGCATAAAAAATTAAAAAAAGAAGTGGTAGCAGGGTATTCGCTGCTTTATACATGGAAAGGCTCTGACCCTTCGCTCAAGCCAATGCTTCTTATGGCTCATCAGGATGTAGTGCCAGTTGAAGAGTTGACGAAAGATCAATGGAAATATCCTGGCTTTTCAGGTACAGTGGCTGATGGTTACGTCTGGGGCAGAGGGGCACTGGACATTAAGAATCAATTAATTGCCATTATGGAAGCGGTTGAATTTTTAGTTGCCCGAGGCTTTGCACCAAAGCGGACAATTTATCTGGCGTTTGGCCATGATGAGGAGGTAGGTGGGGAAGGCGCTAAAGCTATCGCAAAGCTACTTAACAACAGAAATGTGACACTTGAATATGTCATTGATGAAGGTGGTGCTATCATGGAAGGCATGTTGCCGGGTATTGAAAGCCCTATTGCACTGGTTGGTATTGCTGAAAAAGGCTATTTAACTGTAAAGCTTACTGTGAAAGGCGAAGGGGGGCATTCATCAATGCCACCACATCATACAGCATTAGGTGTTTTAGCAAAAGCACTGGTAAACGTTGAAAATAATCCATTTCCTAAGAATTTTGACAGCCCTGCACGCCAGATGTTTGAATATGTTGCTCCTCATATGAAGTTCCCGTTGCGCATACTATTTGCAAATATGTGGTGCTTTAAACCATTACTAAAATGGCAGTTTGAAAAATCAGAGTCAACAAATGCTATGATACGTACTACTGCAGCGGTGACCATGGCAGGTGCAAGTGAAAAAGAAAATGTACTGCCAACGCAGGCTTGGGCCATGATAAATTGCAGAATATTGCCAGGTGAAACAATGGATACAACTATTGGGTATCTAAAAAAAGTAATTGATAACGATGCAGTTGTGATAGAAGCTATGCCGTGGTCAAACAATCCTTCACCAGTATCAGACATTCATCAGGGTTCGTTTACGTCTATAGCTACTATAGCCCGGCAAATAAATCCTGATGTTATTGTTGCGCCTTATCTTGTGTTGGGTGCCACTGATTCCCGCCACTTTAATGCACTGACAAATCAGATTTATCGATTTAGCCCTGTTAAAATGAATGCTGAAGACTTAAAGAGAATTCATGGAATCAATGAACGTATAAGCATATCAGATTTAGGGAAAAGTGTAAAATTTGTAATTTCATTAATTGAAAAAACGCACATGTAA
- a CDS encoding SOS response-associated peptidase has translation MCGRFAQIEPVDVIAERLQVEKVQVKNTAPRYNICPGEDIVALVQDPTYALVEHRWGLIPHWVKNVSDARPLINARSETVAQKPSFKKAFMQQRCILPASGFFEWKKDGNKKIPYYITMNDVFGFAGIYDTVNINGTILTTCAILTTQANEQMNAIHNRMPVIITLPDFMTWIDKKTTEDKLFRLMAPFQSNLIIYPVSPKVNSPTYNQPDCIKPY, from the coding sequence ATGTGTGGCAGGTTTGCACAGATTGAACCTGTAGATGTTATTGCAGAACGCTTACAGGTTGAAAAAGTACAAGTGAAAAATACTGCACCACGCTACAATATTTGCCCCGGGGAAGATATTGTAGCGTTGGTGCAAGATCCTACGTATGCATTAGTTGAACACAGGTGGGGGCTTATACCTCACTGGGTTAAAAATGTATCTGACGCAAGGCCGCTTATCAATGCTCGATCAGAAACAGTTGCACAAAAGCCAAGCTTTAAAAAGGCTTTTATGCAACAAAGATGTATACTTCCTGCTTCCGGTTTTTTTGAGTGGAAAAAAGATGGAAATAAAAAAATCCCGTATTATATAACGATGAATGATGTTTTTGGATTTGCAGGAATTTATGATACTGTGAATATTAATGGTACTATACTCACAACATGTGCAATACTTACAACGCAGGCTAATGAGCAGATGAATGCAATCCACAATCGTATGCCTGTCATCATTACACTTCCTGATTTTATGACATGGATTGACAAAAAGACCACTGAAGATAAGTTATTCAGGTTAATGGCGCCCTTTCAATCTAATCTAATCATATATCCAGTTTCACCAAAGGTAAATAGCCCTACATACAACCAACCTGATTGCATCAAACCTTATTGA